The genomic interval CAATGTCTTCCGGATCGGGCACCGGCTCCGACGCAAGGGGCCGGTTCTCGACCGTCTCGCCCTGCGAAATGATGTTGTCGCCATGCGGCGCATTGTCATGATCGTTCGCAGCCATCTTACTCAACCCCTGTGGTTCGCTCGACCAGCCCCGAGGCCGTGTCAGTTTTGGGATCGCGCCCGTAATAGTCAGTCTTCTGATTGTGGATGCAGAGCACTTCGAGGCCCCGGCGCAGTCGGATTGTCCCGTAAACCCCGTGCAGCACCACATATTCATCGCGCACATCGAAGGAGGCGATGGCTTCCGATCCATCAGGATTGACGATGAAGAACGCCGGCAACTCACGCTGGTTGGGAAAGCGCATTACCGTGAACTGTCCGTTGTCAGACACTTCGGAGGGCTGGATGGCGGTCGATCCTTGCATGATGTAGTCGGCGTTGCGCGTGCCTTCCAGCACGCCAATATCGAGCGCGGACTTCACCGCGCCGCGTTCCAAGGCTTTCAGCTGGGCCAGCTGGGCCATTGCGGCTTGCGCCTGCGCTTCGGCCGCTTCCTGTTCAGGATAGCGGAAAACGACCGTATAGAAGCCGCTGCCCCGCTGCGTTGGCGACAGAGCGAACCGATAGCTGCGCGGGCCATAGCGCGAACGTGTAATGACTGTCAGGTTCGTGCGACCCGCTCGCTCGCGTGGTTTGATGAAGAGCGAATTGGCAGCCGGTGCGACT from Sphingobium sp. TKS carries:
- a CDS encoding TrbG/VirB9 family P-type conjugative transfer protein; amino-acid sequence: MTVLKWSAPFALAIALAASPAMAEETPHATVLDHRVREANYNDRQVYEIPGVFRIATEIVFAKDEVVEHVALGDTVSWEVAPAANSLFIKPRERAGRTNLTVITRSRYGPRSYRFALSPTQRGSGFYTVVFRYPEQEAAEAQAQAAMAQLAQLKALERGAVKSALDIGVLEGTRNADYIMQGSTAIQPSEVSDNGQFTVMRFPNQRELPAFFIVNPDGSEAIASFDVRDEYVVLHGVYGTIRLRRGLEVLCIHNQKTDYYGRDPKTDTASGLVERTTGVE